A single genomic interval of Alcaligenes sp. SDU_A2 harbors:
- a CDS encoding DEAD/DEAH box helicase, whose amino-acid sequence MTDKTSSTSDTVTFSDFGLHPGILSAILDAGYAKPTPIQAEAIPVVLAGRDVMGAAQTGTGKTAAFSLPILHRLMAHANTSASPARHPVRALVLTPTRELADQVAESISLYSKSVPLRSAVVFGGVDIGPQKEALRRGVEVVIATPGRLLDHIEQRTINLGQVGILVLDEADRMLDMGFLPDLDRIVSLLPKNRQGLLFSATFSKEIRKLARSFLSDPVEIEVAARNATASTVTQLIHPMPADDKRRAVVHLVKTKKLTQTIVFSNTKIGAGQLARFLEREGIRAESIHGNKSQLERMKVLDAFKGGKVDVLVATDVAARGLDVAGVPCVINFDLPYNAEDYVHRIGRTGRAGASGEAIALMSPDEEPLLQDIEKLIGSAVPRARLDLPSMAASSSGNRNGGRYERGERRSYQPSTPPVDEFFLKPYEPSSATTAKPAVAVRSNAPRKRSVGVLLGGGRY is encoded by the coding sequence ATGACAGATAAAACTTCTTCGACCTCCGATACCGTTACTTTTTCTGATTTCGGTCTGCACCCTGGAATCCTGAGCGCCATTCTGGATGCGGGATACGCCAAGCCCACGCCGATTCAGGCGGAAGCCATTCCTGTGGTGTTGGCCGGGCGTGATGTCATGGGCGCAGCTCAGACGGGCACGGGCAAGACGGCTGCGTTTTCGCTGCCTATCCTGCATCGCCTGATGGCCCATGCCAATACCAGCGCCTCGCCGGCACGCCATCCGGTGCGTGCCCTGGTGCTGACCCCCACGCGCGAACTGGCCGATCAAGTGGCCGAAAGCATCTCGCTGTACAGCAAATCGGTGCCTTTGCGTTCGGCCGTGGTGTTTGGCGGCGTGGATATAGGCCCGCAGAAAGAAGCGCTGCGCCGAGGCGTGGAAGTGGTCATTGCCACACCTGGCCGACTGCTTGACCATATCGAGCAGCGCACCATCAATCTGGGGCAGGTGGGTATCCTGGTGCTGGACGAAGCCGATCGCATGCTGGACATGGGCTTTTTGCCTGATCTGGATCGCATCGTCAGCCTTTTGCCTAAGAACCGGCAAGGTTTGCTGTTCTCGGCCACCTTCAGCAAGGAAATCCGCAAGCTGGCACGTTCTTTCCTGAGCGATCCAGTGGAAATCGAAGTGGCGGCCCGCAATGCCACCGCGTCTACCGTGACGCAATTGATCCATCCCATGCCAGCCGACGACAAGCGTCGTGCAGTGGTGCATCTGGTCAAGACCAAGAAACTGACTCAGACCATCGTGTTTTCCAATACTAAGATCGGTGCCGGTCAGTTGGCGCGCTTTCTGGAGCGGGAAGGCATACGCGCCGAGTCCATTCATGGCAACAAGAGCCAGTTGGAGCGCATGAAGGTGCTCGATGCCTTCAAAGGCGGCAAGGTGGATGTGCTGGTGGCGACCGATGTGGCCGCGCGCGGGCTGGACGTGGCGGGCGTGCCTTGCGTCATCAACTTCGATCTGCCTTATAACGCAGAAGATTACGTACACCGGATCGGCCGCACGGGCCGTGCCGGTGCCTCGGGCGAGGCCATTGCCTTGATGTCGCCCGACGAAGAACCTTTGTTGCAGGACATCGAAAAATTGATCGGTTCGGCGGTTCCGCGTGCGCGTCTGGACCTGCCGTCGATGGCGGCGTCCTCGTCGGGGAATCGCAATGGCGGTCGTTACGAGCGGGGCGAACGCCGTTCCTACCAGCCCAGCACACCGCCGGTGGACGAATTTTTCCTGAAGCCGTACGAACCTTCCTCGGCAACGACGGCCAAGCCGGCTGTAGCAGTGCGCAGCAATGCGCCCCGTAAACGCTCGGTGGGCGTGTTGTTAGGCGGCGGCCGCTACTAA
- a CDS encoding quinone-dependent dihydroorotate dehydrogenase → MSALFSLYPLARKVLFSLDAEHAHELTLKSLHCAHTAPILGSLLKDLPAKPVNLMGLTLRNPVGLAAGLDKNGAHIDALGALGFGFVEVGTVTPKAQSGNPKPRLFRLPQSHALINRFGFNNDGLDAFVQNVRRSQFRAQGGILGLNIGKNAATPIEQAQDDYLICLRAVYPHADYITVNISSPNTQNLRALQGQDELVRLLGALQQLRTQLADEHGRYVPIVVKIAPDLDLDQIDAVADTVPGQGLDGIIATNTTLSRDAVQGQPHAQEQGGLSGPPVHELSLKVISRLRERLGPDFPIIGVGGIESGRQAREKIQAGAQAVQLYTGLIYKGPALISECVRAL, encoded by the coding sequence ATGTCTGCCCTATTCAGTCTTTATCCTCTGGCGCGCAAGGTTCTGTTCAGCCTGGACGCCGAACACGCCCACGAGCTGACGCTTAAATCTCTGCACTGCGCCCATACTGCCCCCATTCTGGGCTCCCTTCTGAAAGACTTGCCCGCCAAGCCCGTCAATCTGATGGGGCTGACGCTGCGCAATCCTGTCGGCCTGGCTGCTGGGTTGGACAAAAATGGGGCTCATATCGACGCGCTTGGCGCTCTAGGCTTTGGCTTTGTGGAAGTCGGCACCGTCACCCCCAAGGCGCAATCGGGCAATCCCAAACCACGCCTGTTCCGGCTGCCCCAGTCGCATGCGCTGATCAACCGTTTCGGGTTCAACAACGACGGGCTGGATGCCTTCGTGCAGAACGTGCGTCGCAGCCAATTTCGTGCCCAAGGTGGCATTCTGGGACTGAACATCGGCAAGAATGCCGCCACCCCCATCGAGCAGGCTCAGGACGACTACCTGATCTGTCTACGTGCCGTCTACCCGCACGCCGACTACATTACGGTCAATATTTCCTCGCCCAACACCCAGAACCTGCGTGCGCTGCAAGGACAAGACGAGCTCGTGCGACTGCTGGGCGCGCTGCAACAATTACGCACTCAGCTGGCTGACGAGCACGGACGCTATGTGCCCATCGTGGTCAAGATCGCACCCGACCTGGATCTGGATCAGATCGATGCGGTGGCCGACACCGTGCCGGGGCAAGGACTGGATGGCATTATCGCCACCAACACCACCTTGTCGCGCGACGCCGTTCAAGGTCAGCCGCATGCGCAGGAACAAGGCGGTCTGTCTGGACCACCGGTGCACGAACTTTCGCTCAAGGTTATTTCCCGGCTGCGCGAACGCCTGGGACCGGACTTCCCGATTATCGGCGTGGGCGGAATCGAGTCAGGTCGCCAGGCACGAGAAAAAATCCAGGCCGGTGCCCAAGCTGTGCAACTTTATACGGGTTTGATCTACAAAGGCCCGGCGCTTATTTCGGAATGCGTGCGCGCCTTGTAA
- a CDS encoding zinc-finger domain-containing protein, whose product MSAAIEPKKAEHELILVGAADLPVHCPGPKAPLWSMHPRVYIDISKTGEAACPYCGARYRLKDGEKAHGH is encoded by the coding sequence ATGAGCGCCGCGATCGAACCCAAAAAAGCAGAACACGAACTGATCCTGGTCGGAGCCGCCGACCTGCCCGTGCACTGCCCCGGCCCCAAGGCACCACTGTGGAGCATGCATCCGCGCGTGTATATCGACATCAGCAAAACCGGCGAAGCCGCCTGCCCCTACTGTGGCGCGCGCTACCGCCTGAAAGACGGCGAAAAAGCCCACGGCCACTGA
- the aat gene encoding leucyl/phenylalanyl-tRNA--protein transferase: MTLVWVAPDQPLPSPGQATPEGLVAAGLDLSVPRLLEAYSQGMFPWYSPGDPVLWWCPDPRMVLKVDQFRVSHSLAKKLRQLQRRQHDTDPPIRVTCDLAFDQVIAHCAALRAHAGTWISPDIQRVYGDLHRAGHAHSIETWIDGQLAGGLYGVNLGRFFFGESMFALRTDASKIALAHLVDFLQEAGIQHIDCQQETQHLASLGARPIARADFLLALEQALPAAAPRWPSGTLRLRE; encoded by the coding sequence ATGACGCTTGTCTGGGTCGCGCCCGACCAGCCTCTGCCCAGCCCTGGGCAAGCCACCCCTGAAGGCCTGGTGGCTGCCGGTCTGGACTTGAGCGTGCCACGCCTGCTGGAGGCCTACAGCCAGGGCATGTTCCCCTGGTACAGCCCCGGCGACCCGGTGCTGTGGTGGTGTCCCGATCCACGCATGGTGCTCAAAGTCGATCAATTCCGTGTTTCGCATTCTCTGGCTAAGAAGCTGCGCCAGTTACAGCGCCGCCAGCACGACACCGATCCGCCTATCCGTGTCACCTGCGATCTGGCCTTCGACCAGGTGATCGCGCACTGCGCCGCCTTGCGCGCCCACGCCGGCACATGGATCAGCCCGGACATACAGCGTGTCTACGGCGACTTACACCGCGCTGGCCATGCCCACAGCATCGAGACCTGGATAGACGGCCAACTGGCCGGCGGGCTATATGGCGTCAATCTGGGTCGATTTTTCTTTGGCGAATCCATGTTTGCCCTGCGCACGGACGCCAGCAAGATCGCCCTGGCCCATCTGGTGGATTTCCTGCAGGAAGCCGGCATACAGCACATCGACTGCCAACAAGAAACGCAGCATCTGGCCAGCTTGGGCGCGCGCCCTATTGCGCGCGCAGACTTTCTACTCGCCCTGGAGCAGGCGCTGCCAGCCGCCGCGCCGCGCTGGCCCAGCGGCACCTTGCGACTGCGGGAATAG
- a CDS encoding EI24 domain-containing protein encodes MTDTSSTSSMPSIPGGWFGVSTAFKRAVVSQFQPRMLMALIMPFAIMLLGLILLTWLLWTPMQNWLSSLLGDWGAFASFDQWLIGLGLFSIKLYLVPLLAIGILLPLAGALGLVVAAVLVMPLVLGHLQQKDYPDVLKHGHNATVYSVWNSVWVGVLFVVGWLVTLPLWIFPPFALILPVLWWVFALTRILKVDSLVEHADVRERRWLWSGLNRQYWLIGLVFALLNLLPPAWLILPVFSALVFAHFSLENLRRLRRQAISTASHPVIHHES; translated from the coding sequence ATGACCGACACATCTTCCACCTCGAGCATGCCATCCATTCCCGGGGGCTGGTTCGGTGTCTCCACTGCGTTCAAGCGCGCGGTGGTGTCACAGTTCCAACCACGGATGTTGATGGCCCTGATCATGCCTTTTGCCATCATGTTGCTGGGGCTGATCTTGCTGACCTGGTTGCTTTGGACGCCCATGCAGAATTGGCTCTCGAGTCTGCTGGGCGATTGGGGGGCGTTTGCCAGCTTTGATCAGTGGTTGATCGGTCTGGGCTTGTTTTCCATTAAGCTGTATCTGGTGCCTTTGCTGGCCATCGGCATTCTTTTGCCCTTGGCCGGTGCGCTGGGGCTGGTGGTGGCGGCCGTGCTGGTCATGCCGCTGGTGCTCGGGCATTTGCAACAGAAAGATTATCCAGACGTACTCAAGCACGGCCATAATGCCACGGTATACAGCGTATGGAACAGTGTATGGGTAGGGGTGCTGTTCGTGGTCGGGTGGTTGGTGACGCTGCCTTTGTGGATTTTTCCGCCTTTTGCCCTGATCTTGCCGGTTCTGTGGTGGGTGTTCGCCCTGACCCGCATCCTGAAAGTCGATTCCCTGGTCGAACATGCCGATGTGCGCGAACGCCGCTGGCTGTGGTCGGGTCTGAACCGGCAGTACTGGCTGATCGGTCTGGTCTTTGCGCTGCTGAACCTGCTGCCGCCCGCCTGGCTGATTTTGCCGGTGTTTTCGGCGCTGGTCTTTGCCCATTTTTCCCTGGAGAACCTGCGGCGTTTGCGTCGTCAGGCTATATCAACCGCTTCGCATCCTGTCATTCACCATGAGTCATAA
- a CDS encoding IclR family transcriptional regulator: MTTSSSTTSSASTASGSQMSIQVLERAMILLDELAKQSEPVALKNLAAATGLHTSTTHRILNDLVIGRYVERVDSGLYRLGMRLLELGSLVKGRLNVRAASIEPMRELHKLTGQTVNLSLQQGDEIVYVERSWSESSGMQVVRAIGGHAPLHLTSTGKLFLASWEPRQVRAYVMRTGLAGATRNSLTQLDALERELSQVRRLGYARDNEELEMGVRCIAAGVYDDTGKLLAGLSLSAPAERMHDEWIPILLSTASKISQTLGYVGAA, translated from the coding sequence ATGACAACAAGTTCTTCTACGACCTCAAGCGCCTCTACGGCCAGTGGCAGCCAGATGTCCATCCAGGTACTGGAGCGCGCCATGATTCTTCTTGACGAGCTGGCCAAGCAGTCCGAGCCCGTTGCGCTGAAGAATCTGGCGGCGGCCACCGGGCTGCATACGTCCACCACCCATCGCATCTTGAATGATCTGGTCATTGGGCGCTATGTGGAGCGTGTGGACAGCGGCCTGTACCGTCTGGGCATGCGTTTGCTGGAATTGGGCTCGCTGGTCAAGGGGCGCTTGAATGTGCGCGCCGCCTCGATAGAACCCATGCGCGAACTGCACAAGCTGACTGGGCAAACCGTCAATCTGTCTTTGCAGCAGGGCGATGAAATCGTGTATGTGGAGCGTTCCTGGAGCGAAAGCTCTGGCATGCAGGTGGTGCGCGCCATCGGTGGCCATGCACCCTTGCACCTGACCTCGACCGGCAAGCTGTTTCTGGCTTCCTGGGAACCGCGTCAGGTCCGTGCCTATGTAATGCGTACCGGCCTGGCCGGCGCGACCCGCAACAGCCTGACCCAGCTCGATGCCCTGGAGCGCGAACTGTCGCAGGTGCGCCGTCTGGGTTATGCGCGCGACAACGAAGAGCTGGAAATGGGGGTGCGCTGCATTGCCGCCGGTGTGTATGACGATACAGGCAAGCTGCTGGCCGGTTTGTCCTTGTCGGCGCCGGCCGAGCGTATGCACGATGAGTGGATTCCAATTTTGCTGTCCACGGCGTCCAAGATATCCCAGACGCTCGGTTATGTGGGTGCCGCCTAA
- a CDS encoding arginyltransferase, whose product MSHPKAPSPQTLQFYSTASYACSYLPDHQARSLVAAPSHLINDKVYSRLVQQGFRRSGTFTYRPHCDRCQACMPLRCDAFHFLPDRSQRKTRKRHAHLQAKVMPLHWSSDHYELYRRYQSRRHPGAGMDEDNQAQYAQFLLASHVTSRLVEFREPDGTLKIVSVIDLLQDGLSAVYTFFDPDDAGSLGTYAVLWQLEYCRQQSLPWLYLGYWIEESRKMAYKTRFRPYQLLTQGRWEWPD is encoded by the coding sequence ATGAGCCACCCTAAAGCCCCCAGCCCCCAAACGCTGCAGTTTTATTCTACGGCCAGTTACGCCTGCAGCTATCTGCCCGATCACCAGGCGCGTTCCCTGGTCGCTGCGCCTTCGCACCTGATCAACGACAAGGTCTATTCCCGACTGGTCCAGCAAGGCTTTCGGCGCAGCGGCACCTTTACCTACCGGCCACACTGTGACCGCTGCCAGGCCTGTATGCCGCTGCGCTGCGACGCATTTCACTTTCTGCCGGATCGCAGTCAGCGCAAGACCCGCAAACGGCATGCCCACCTGCAGGCCAAGGTCATGCCGCTGCACTGGAGCAGCGACCACTACGAGCTGTACCGCCGCTATCAATCCCGCCGCCATCCCGGTGCCGGCATGGACGAAGACAATCAGGCTCAGTACGCGCAATTTCTGCTGGCCAGCCATGTCACCTCGCGCCTGGTGGAGTTTCGCGAGCCCGACGGTACCCTGAAGATCGTCTCGGTCATCGACCTGTTGCAGGACGGTCTGTCTGCGGTCTACACCTTCTTCGACCCGGACGATGCCGGCAGCCTGGGCACCTATGCCGTGCTCTGGCAACTGGAATATTGCCGTCAGCAATCCCTTCCCTGGCTGTATTTAGGGTACTGGATCGAAGAAAGCCGTAAAATGGCCTACAAAACCCGCTTTCGCCCGTACCAGCTGCTTACACAGGGCCGTTGGGAATGGCCGGATTAA
- a CDS encoding phasin family protein, translated as MSAIPQNVLETQKSTLDNLFAIQGQLFQGFEKLVDLNLSVLRSSLEDAANKSQQVINVKDVQDVVALTQSVVQPNAEKALQYGKSVYDIFSGVQLNLSRIAESQIAQGQQHVTETIDQLAKNAPTGTESAVALLKTSFATASNAAETVVKAARQAADAADSNIQAATNASLKAAAQVSEASSKTVEAAAPAASGNRRGANAG; from the coding sequence ATGAGTGCAATTCCACAAAACGTACTGGAAACCCAGAAATCCACCCTGGACAACCTGTTCGCTATTCAAGGCCAACTGTTTCAAGGCTTTGAAAAACTGGTCGATCTGAACCTGAGCGTGCTGCGCTCGTCTTTGGAAGACGCCGCTAACAAGTCCCAGCAGGTCATCAATGTCAAAGATGTGCAGGATGTGGTTGCCCTGACGCAAAGCGTGGTTCAGCCAAACGCCGAAAAAGCCCTGCAGTACGGCAAAAGCGTGTACGACATTTTCTCTGGCGTGCAACTGAACCTGTCCCGTATTGCCGAATCCCAGATCGCTCAGGGCCAGCAGCACGTGACCGAAACCATCGACCAACTGGCCAAGAACGCGCCTACCGGTACTGAAAGCGCCGTGGCTTTGCTCAAGACCTCGTTTGCTACGGCATCCAATGCGGCTGAAACCGTGGTCAAGGCGGCCCGTCAGGCCGCAGACGCAGCCGACAGCAATATCCAGGCTGCGACCAATGCCAGCCTGAAAGCCGCTGCGCAAGTCAGCGAAGCCAGCAGCAAGACGGTGGAAGCCGCTGCTCCGGCTGCTTCGGGTAACCGTCGTGGTGCCAATGCCGGCTAA
- a CDS encoding AzlC family ABC transporter permease: MREGFIDFIPALIATVVWGFVTGVAMIKSGLSGLEAVLMTLLVYAGSAQLTALPLIESQAPLWLIFVAGFVVNIRFIIFGAALQPYFRHLDWKRRLGLGYLTSDMVFVLFMSRFGDAKQRGTREQLWYYLGIILPGWISWQTASLAGIVLGAYVPTSWSLEFAAILALLALLIPLVNSRPMWACLLTAGVIAWVGQALPLRLGLVAAVLGGVLAGVAAEQLQRHRGARQ, translated from the coding sequence ATGCGCGAAGGATTCATTGATTTTATTCCGGCCCTGATCGCTACGGTGGTCTGGGGCTTTGTTACTGGCGTGGCCATGATCAAGTCGGGCCTGAGCGGCCTGGAAGCCGTCTTGATGACTTTGCTGGTGTATGCCGGATCGGCGCAGCTGACCGCCTTGCCCCTGATCGAGTCGCAAGCCCCTCTGTGGCTGATTTTCGTGGCCGGATTCGTGGTCAATATCCGTTTCATTATTTTCGGTGCTGCGTTGCAACCGTACTTTCGCCATCTGGACTGGAAGCGCAGGCTGGGCCTGGGCTACCTGACCAGCGATATGGTGTTTGTGTTGTTCATGTCGCGGTTTGGCGATGCCAAGCAGCGCGGTACGCGCGAACAATTGTGGTATTACCTGGGCATTATTCTGCCGGGCTGGATCAGTTGGCAGACCGCCTCGCTGGCAGGCATCGTGCTGGGGGCCTATGTGCCTACCTCGTGGTCGCTGGAGTTTGCCGCTATTTTGGCTTTGCTGGCCTTGCTGATACCGCTGGTCAATAGTCGCCCCATGTGGGCCTGTTTATTGACCGCCGGTGTCATCGCCTGGGTCGGGCAGGCCCTGCCTTTGCGTCTGGGTCTGGTGGCCGCGGTGCTTGGCGGCGTGCTGGCCGGCGTGGCGGCAGAACAACTGCAACGGCACAGGGGCGCACGGCAATGA
- a CDS encoding NUDIX hydrolase has translation MTQPSASFYFPAPRAQHFCSQCGSKLSRLIPPDDNRMRDVCEKCGAVHYQNPRNVVGIVPMWGEDHVLLCRRAIEPRYNTWTLPAGFMELGETLEQGALREMAEEAGAQVEPGPLFSVISVPYAEQVHVYFLANVTSEHLDPGPETLEARFFHLDEIPWDELAFRTVTTTLQRYVQDRRAGRFQIHEFDIAQREHT, from the coding sequence ATGACCCAGCCATCTGCTTCTTTTTATTTTCCCGCGCCACGCGCCCAGCACTTTTGCAGCCAATGCGGCTCCAAACTGAGCCGCCTGATTCCGCCGGACGACAATCGCATGCGCGATGTCTGCGAAAAATGTGGTGCCGTTCACTATCAGAACCCGCGCAATGTCGTCGGCATCGTTCCCATGTGGGGCGAAGATCATGTGCTGCTGTGCCGGCGCGCCATCGAACCGCGCTACAACACATGGACGCTGCCCGCAGGCTTCATGGAGCTGGGTGAAACGCTGGAACAAGGTGCCTTGCGCGAAATGGCCGAAGAAGCCGGCGCGCAAGTCGAGCCTGGTCCCTTGTTCTCCGTCATCAGCGTGCCTTACGCCGAACAGGTGCATGTGTACTTTCTGGCCAACGTCACCAGCGAACACCTGGACCCCGGCCCCGAAACACTGGAAGCGCGTTTTTTCCACCTGGATGAGATCCCCTGGGACGAACTCGCGTTCCGTACCGTCACGACCACCTTGCAGCGCTATGTGCAAGACCGCCGTGCCGGGCGCTTCCAGATACACGAGTTCGATATCGCGCAGCGCGAACACACCTGA
- a CDS encoding YheT family hydrolase, with the protein MSARLDSSACPAPAWLPGGHLQTIHSAFFARHHHIAFVRQRLDTPDGDFLDLDWTGPGLFADKLASGATAHPDAHLSRTAARRWLQADDWASLPSSPDTHALVLFHGLEGSSRSHYIQAIAQYFRARGWVVVVAHFRGCSGFPNRMARAYYSGDSDEVSFILEAVRRHLPNARWHAAGTSLGGNAMLKFLGEAGDNAAWLQACASISVPLDLVACGRYLSESRMGRWFYSPYFLKTMRAKLHDKARRFPGLIDVVRLNQARTLREFDDIYTAPMHGFRNALDYWTRASSKPLLPNIAVPTLVLNARNDPFVPQSCLPGPQDCSNTILLHQPAQGGHVGFTTGRFPGNMGWLPARLARFFETRS; encoded by the coding sequence ATGAGCGCTCGCCTGGATTCCAGCGCCTGTCCTGCGCCCGCCTGGCTGCCCGGCGGCCATCTGCAAACCATTCATAGCGCGTTTTTCGCCCGCCATCATCACATCGCCTTTGTGCGCCAGCGCCTGGACACCCCCGATGGCGATTTTCTGGATCTGGACTGGACCGGGCCGGGCCTGTTTGCCGACAAACTGGCCAGCGGTGCCACTGCACACCCGGACGCCCACCTGTCGCGCACGGCTGCTCGGCGCTGGCTACAAGCCGATGACTGGGCCAGCCTGCCCTCCAGCCCCGACACACACGCCCTAGTTCTGTTCCACGGCCTGGAAGGCAGCAGCCGCAGCCACTATATTCAAGCTATCGCCCAATATTTCCGGGCACGCGGCTGGGTAGTGGTCGTAGCCCATTTTCGTGGCTGCTCGGGCTTTCCCAACCGCATGGCGCGGGCTTACTATTCCGGCGACTCGGACGAAGTCAGTTTTATTCTGGAGGCCGTCCGCCGCCATCTGCCCAACGCACGCTGGCACGCAGCCGGTACCTCGCTGGGTGGCAATGCCATGCTCAAATTCCTGGGCGAAGCGGGCGATAACGCCGCTTGGCTGCAAGCCTGCGCATCCATCTCGGTGCCGCTGGATCTGGTTGCCTGTGGCCGTTATCTGTCCGAATCGCGCATGGGTCGCTGGTTTTATTCGCCCTATTTCCTGAAAACCATGCGTGCCAAATTGCATGACAAAGCGCGCCGCTTTCCCGGACTGATCGATGTCGTACGCCTGAACCAGGCCCGTACGCTGCGCGAATTCGACGATATCTACACTGCGCCCATGCATGGCTTTCGTAATGCCCTGGATTACTGGACCCGGGCATCAAGCAAACCGTTGCTGCCCAACATAGCCGTGCCCACGCTGGTGCTGAACGCCCGCAACGATCCTTTTGTCCCGCAAAGCTGCCTGCCCGGCCCGCAAGATTGCTCAAACACGATTTTGCTGCATCAACCGGCCCAAGGCGGGCACGTCGGTTTTACCACGGGCCGCTTTCCCGGCAATATGGGTTGGCTGCCCGCACGGCTTGCGCGCTTTTTTGAAACACGCAGTTAA
- a CDS encoding thioredoxin family protein — translation MALFTAHLQLPALAEHLRAHPDTLLIACFCADWCKTCKQYQKAFESLAEQWPQACLVWIDIEELPELLGDEDIDDFPTLQIQNAQGTVFYGPLLPHIEHLERLLHSISAHSPTVQSGPGDLRALVAAAA, via the coding sequence ATGGCCCTGTTCACCGCCCATCTGCAGTTGCCAGCGCTAGCCGAGCATCTACGCGCGCACCCCGATACATTGCTGATTGCCTGTTTTTGCGCCGACTGGTGCAAGACCTGCAAACAGTACCAAAAAGCCTTCGAGTCCTTGGCCGAGCAATGGCCACAAGCCTGCCTGGTCTGGATCGACATCGAGGAGCTCCCCGAGCTGCTGGGCGACGAGGACATCGACGACTTTCCCACTTTGCAGATCCAAAATGCACAAGGGACCGTATTCTACGGTCCCCTGTTGCCTCATATCGAGCATCTGGAACGCCTGCTGCACAGCATATCGGCACACAGCCCCACGGTGCAAAGCGGCCCTGGCGATCTGCGCGCTTTAGTAGCGGCCGCCGCCTAA
- a CDS encoding competence/damage-inducible protein A produces the protein MSHKGQQKIRLIIIGDEILSGRRQDKHFAKLVELLSQRGLQLGGAQIVSDDQDDVAAVLERSFATPDIVFCCGGIGATPDDQTRQAAARALGVELRLHPEAAQLIAERCADNARNGQGSADMSVPENQQRLQMGMFPVGADIVPNPFNKIPGFFINNHTFMPGFPVMAWPMMEWTLDTRYQSLHHQVRRVEHSFLAFNLPESRITPAMERLEQVWPGIKAFSLPSVGESGGQPYIDLGVKGDPDQAVQALDYLRQQVLDLGGSLTPVQK, from the coding sequence ATGAGTCATAAAGGCCAACAGAAAATCCGTCTGATCATCATTGGCGACGAAATCCTGTCCGGACGCCGTCAGGACAAGCATTTTGCCAAGCTGGTCGAGCTTTTGTCGCAACGAGGGCTGCAACTGGGCGGCGCGCAGATCGTCTCGGACGATCAGGACGACGTTGCTGCTGTGCTCGAGCGCAGTTTTGCCACGCCTGATATTGTTTTTTGTTGCGGAGGCATCGGCGCCACGCCGGATGACCAGACGCGCCAGGCGGCCGCCCGTGCGCTGGGGGTCGAGTTGCGGCTGCACCCGGAGGCCGCGCAGTTGATCGCCGAGCGTTGCGCGGACAATGCGCGTAACGGGCAGGGCAGCGCCGATATGTCGGTGCCGGAAAACCAGCAACGTCTGCAGATGGGTATGTTTCCGGTGGGCGCGGATATCGTGCCCAATCCGTTCAATAAAATTCCGGGTTTTTTCATCAATAACCACACCTTCATGCCAGGCTTTCCGGTCATGGCCTGGCCCATGATGGAGTGGACGCTGGATACACGCTATCAATCTTTGCATCACCAGGTGCGTCGTGTGGAGCATTCGTTTCTGGCGTTCAATCTGCCCGAGTCGCGCATTACGCCGGCGATGGAACGTCTGGAGCAGGTCTGGCCTGGGATTAAAGCCTTCAGCCTGCCTAGTGTGGGCGAATCGGGAGGCCAGCCTTATATAGATCTGGGTGTCAAAGGCGACCCCGACCAGGCTGTGCAGGCACTGGACTACCTGCGGCAGCAGGTTCTGGATCTAGGCGGCAGCCTGACGCCCGTGCAAAAATAG
- a CDS encoding AzlD domain-containing protein, with protein sequence MSDWQYDWYVLGAIALLVLCSLLTRTGYFMFGDLLPLTERMRRALRYAPVAALAAIIVPELLPWAPGDSPQLTIKALASLIAVLVFIRTRNAVWVIVAGMLAFWLIRTVVA encoded by the coding sequence ATGAGCGATTGGCAGTATGATTGGTACGTTTTAGGTGCGATCGCCTTGCTGGTCTTGTGCAGCCTGCTGACCCGCACCGGCTATTTCATGTTCGGCGACTTGTTGCCCCTGACCGAGCGCATGCGGCGCGCTTTGCGCTACGCACCGGTCGCTGCTTTGGCGGCGATTATCGTGCCCGAGCTGCTGCCCTGGGCACCCGGAGACTCTCCCCAACTCACCATCAAAGCGTTGGCCAGTCTGATCGCTGTGCTGGTCTTCATCCGCACTCGCAATGCCGTCTGGGTCATCGTGGCCGGCATGCTGGCATTCTGGCTGATTCGCACCGTGGTGGCATAA